Proteins encoded within one genomic window of Nitrospina gracilis 3/211:
- a CDS encoding MFS transporter produces MKNKLFWVGVLYFAEGFPLGVFYDVFPVHLRQQGVDLWQIGFMSLLGLAWTLKFLWAPAVDYVRHHRRWIFLMDVLMGGVMLVFAVLLDFGPWVWLAIGLFTIFSATSDVAIDAYTIEMLNKDELGLANGIRNGMYRVGMLASGFILVLADWMSWSATYLAGALILFACGTVCLLAPPEQAYKTRSERSLLGEFSLIARYPYALALLFIMVLMGFGLVDTKLDVSDKRPYLWPTLAMAGILVVAGSHYWTHRVRQQNNGPSLRDELNEGPMFGAFFELIQRPHIIPVIIFILIYKLADTSMGFMVKPFWVDSGFSATEIGLVSVNIGLGLSIAGGLVGGWFTDRFGIFKGIWVLGLLQALSNLGYAGVAAAIPPPQEGVPMAMEFKAMMYSASVLESFTGGLGSAAFLAFLMAIVNKKRSASEYALLSSIFAFSRSVAGWAGGFGAEAMGYAPYFTLTFFLAFPAYLFLPWVKRMLESQPDWNPGTRT; encoded by the coding sequence TTGAAAAATAAGTTATTCTGGGTTGGAGTCCTGTATTTCGCGGAAGGCTTCCCGCTGGGCGTGTTTTACGATGTGTTCCCCGTTCACCTGCGCCAGCAGGGGGTGGATCTGTGGCAGATCGGGTTCATGAGCCTGCTCGGGTTGGCCTGGACCCTCAAATTTTTGTGGGCCCCTGCGGTCGATTACGTGCGCCACCACCGCCGCTGGATTTTTCTGATGGACGTGCTGATGGGCGGCGTCATGCTGGTTTTTGCTGTCCTGCTCGACTTCGGCCCCTGGGTGTGGCTGGCTATCGGTTTGTTCACCATTTTTTCCGCGACGAGCGATGTCGCCATCGATGCCTACACCATTGAGATGCTCAACAAGGACGAGTTGGGTCTCGCCAACGGCATCCGCAATGGCATGTATCGGGTGGGCATGCTGGCTTCGGGATTCATCCTGGTGCTGGCGGACTGGATGTCGTGGAGCGCGACGTATCTTGCCGGTGCGCTCATCTTGTTTGCCTGCGGCACAGTGTGCCTGCTGGCCCCTCCGGAACAGGCCTATAAAACGCGTTCTGAACGATCCCTGCTGGGCGAGTTCAGCCTGATCGCCCGCTATCCTTACGCACTGGCTCTTCTCTTTATAATGGTGCTGATGGGATTCGGCCTGGTCGATACCAAACTGGACGTGTCCGACAAACGCCCTTACCTGTGGCCCACGCTTGCGATGGCGGGCATTCTGGTGGTGGCGGGCAGCCATTACTGGACGCACCGGGTGAGGCAACAAAATAACGGGCCATCCCTGCGCGACGAGTTGAACGAAGGGCCGATGTTCGGGGCATTTTTCGAACTGATCCAGAGGCCACACATCATTCCTGTCATCATTTTCATTCTGATTTACAAGCTCGCGGACACCTCCATGGGTTTCATGGTGAAGCCGTTCTGGGTGGACTCCGGGTTTTCAGCAACGGAAATCGGTCTGGTTTCGGTCAACATCGGGCTTGGCCTCTCTATTGCGGGCGGTCTGGTGGGAGGTTGGTTCACAGACCGCTTTGGAATATTCAAGGGCATCTGGGTGCTGGGTCTTTTGCAGGCGCTGTCCAACCTTGGTTACGCCGGGGTGGCGGCCGCCATTCCCCCGCCTCAGGAAGGGGTGCCCATGGCGATGGAATTCAAAGCCATGATGTACAGCGCCAGTGTGCTCGAGTCGTTCACCGGCGGGTTGGGTTCGGCCGCATTCCTGGCGTTTCTCATGGCGATCGTCAACAAAAAACGGTCTGCCTCAGAGTACGCGCTTCTTTCCTCGATTTTCGCATTCAGCCGATCGGTGGCGGGATGGGCAGGCGGGTTTGGAGCGGAGGCGATGGGCTACGCCCCGTATTTCACACTCACCTTTTTTCTTGCGTTTCCCGCCTACCTCTTTCTTCCCTGGGTGAAACGTATGTTGGAGTCTCAGCCGGACTGGAACCCGGGAACTCGAACATGA
- a CDS encoding OmpA family protein has protein sequence MAQENSIQRLKEQLKIKNQELKKQVRETSRLSDKMNNITVLNKEKVNELLGLIKQKELELKEAQEAVWAARMSKRKKGQGDEKGDGEETEEPAEDRESEVHEIDPAIVKELEEAKTSLQNLRSLFKETREELKKTSNDKSLLVKEVKRTRKELDRVKSLKDEVTRLKQELEQKAGPSYQQLEKEIEGKEAKIEKLERIIKDATQDREDGKLPAEIIFELRMELNELLHDKERLVIELDQLKDDNEELESKIQTLEDKQVARQLEGQIAHEHRSSFRTAFVSMEGFLVTYSDMITLLLAIFVMLFTMSNIDEAKFVEAISSFQEKQVRVTSQNVRLTNQEIEMLERVRELVKDNVDPEELVRGDVKTKLIRLKSEELFAPGKATLITGAEETIFKAITNDLKQGVKQIHIEGHTDNVPISTEAFPSNWELSTSRAARVARYIIEELNFPEELIVVSGYGEHRPLKPNNTDSNRAMNRRVEIKILKDKEVLKEENGGKGQAINGQPVKKT, from the coding sequence ATGGCTCAAGAGAATTCCATTCAGCGTCTAAAAGAACAGCTCAAAATCAAGAACCAGGAGCTGAAAAAGCAGGTCAGAGAAACGTCCAGACTCTCTGACAAAATGAACAACATTACCGTCCTAAACAAGGAAAAAGTCAATGAATTATTGGGCCTGATCAAGCAAAAAGAACTTGAACTGAAAGAAGCCCAGGAGGCCGTCTGGGCGGCCCGCATGTCCAAACGCAAGAAAGGCCAGGGAGACGAAAAAGGAGACGGGGAAGAAACGGAGGAACCGGCCGAGGATCGGGAGAGTGAAGTTCACGAAATCGATCCTGCCATCGTCAAGGAACTCGAGGAAGCAAAAACCAGCCTGCAGAATCTCAGGAGCCTTTTCAAGGAAACCCGGGAGGAGCTCAAAAAAACCAGCAACGACAAATCCCTCCTCGTCAAGGAAGTAAAAAGAACCCGCAAGGAACTGGACCGGGTTAAGTCATTGAAAGACGAAGTCACCCGCCTCAAGCAGGAGTTGGAACAGAAGGCCGGCCCTTCCTACCAGCAGCTGGAAAAGGAAATCGAAGGCAAGGAAGCAAAAATCGAAAAACTGGAACGCATCATCAAGGATGCGACGCAGGACCGCGAGGACGGCAAGCTTCCTGCGGAAATCATTTTTGAGTTACGCATGGAGCTGAACGAACTGCTCCACGACAAGGAACGGCTGGTCATCGAGTTGGACCAGTTGAAAGATGACAACGAAGAGTTAGAAAGCAAAATCCAGACTCTGGAAGACAAGCAGGTCGCGAGACAGTTGGAGGGACAGATCGCACACGAACACCGTTCCTCATTCCGCACGGCATTCGTCTCCATGGAGGGTTTCCTCGTTACATACAGCGACATGATCACCCTCCTCCTCGCGATTTTCGTCATGCTGTTCACCATGTCAAACATTGACGAGGCAAAATTTGTGGAAGCCATCTCCTCGTTTCAGGAGAAACAGGTCCGCGTTACCTCTCAAAACGTTCGCCTTACCAACCAGGAAATCGAAATGCTTGAACGCGTACGCGAACTGGTGAAAGACAATGTTGACCCGGAAGAACTCGTGCGTGGAGATGTGAAAACGAAACTGATCCGCCTCAAATCCGAAGAACTGTTTGCACCGGGTAAGGCCACGTTGATTACGGGTGCGGAGGAAACCATCTTTAAAGCCATCACAAACGACCTGAAACAGGGAGTCAAGCAGATCCACATAGAGGGTCATACAGACAACGTTCCCATCAGCACCGAGGCTTTTCCCTCCAACTGGGAACTTTCCACCTCCCGCGCCGCACGGGTGGCGCGTTACATTATTGAGGAACTCAATTTTCCGGAGGAGTTGATCGTCGTTTCGGGTTATGGCGAACACCGCCCCCTTAAACCAAACAACACCGATTCCAACCGGGCCATGAACCGGCGAGTCGAAATCAAAATTCTCAAAGACAAGGAAGTTTTAAAGGAAGAAAACGGGGGCAAGGGCCAGGCAATAAATGGACAACCCGTAAAAAAAACCTGA
- a CDS encoding class I adenylate cyclase — protein MADKPENIAEILFNNRQIFLKYNQNNLNRIQQPLFHMDRNVFTIIPRLLHINQEGLPGYVKGDTPCGIHHFQLSQRIQLAAETLFPDTVFRGNEEVDPFIHTVLIMGSCGSIAQSRKSDLDYTLLVNKHSVSPERLGLFKQKLNLIEKWAWDEFNLEVHFFINDIQEVKNNIFGESDTESTGSAQAKLLKEEMYRTAVITAGKLPFWWVVPLKTDDDKYENYLSLLTSRQTLLDPNEFVDIGNVDDISQGEFFGGSIWALIKSFKAPFKTLLKMGLLEEYMFGNTRFNLLCHEIKKKVFGGTLYDDIDTYIAMYERVERFFKEHKDENALDALKTSFVLKVGTKVTGEELVKGSPDPRKRTLINMYNSWDWEPEKLESVNSYFNWQMLDKVALGNRINKILMASYKNISEANRASGEESLISERDTHLLGRKLFSFYRPSQNKVENLFALVDGETGEKELTFMLHRVNPKDKGEWYLIRGKTLAFLEHIPKEQILKKASSLQFLVAFACFNSLFRKDTVLLLRAEQQSIKDHDLKFLLEDLSSFMSQVSVASIPNEDLLSHARLRQLFMIVDFGHPIPREVIIGGLQDCKTAKEYADFMNKKLERISSTTAIYLTSWGELFCKTYVGANSMNRCLAELRPMTPNWEIDEDEFFKFFVPGSRKEKIDFSWLSRYIIKTLTFKKGKAARRVESADPKPHPTAQKPSEPDALDVEEARSRSSSA, from the coding sequence ATGGCGGACAAACCGGAAAATATCGCGGAAATCCTCTTCAACAACCGCCAGATATTTTTGAAATACAACCAGAACAACCTAAACCGGATTCAACAACCTCTTTTCCACATGGACCGGAATGTATTCACCATCATTCCCCGCCTCCTGCATATCAACCAGGAGGGACTCCCGGGCTACGTGAAGGGCGATACGCCTTGCGGTATCCATCATTTTCAGCTCAGCCAGCGGATTCAGCTCGCCGCCGAGACCTTATTTCCTGACACGGTATTCCGCGGGAATGAAGAAGTCGATCCCTTCATTCACACGGTTTTGATTATGGGGAGTTGCGGTTCGATCGCCCAGAGCCGTAAGTCCGACCTCGATTACACCCTGCTGGTCAATAAGCACAGCGTATCGCCGGAAAGACTGGGCCTTTTCAAGCAGAAACTTAATCTCATCGAGAAATGGGCCTGGGACGAATTCAACCTCGAGGTTCACTTTTTCATAAATGACATTCAGGAGGTCAAAAACAATATTTTTGGCGAAAGCGACACTGAAAGCACGGGTTCTGCCCAGGCCAAGTTGCTTAAAGAGGAAATGTACCGCACCGCTGTCATCACTGCGGGCAAACTTCCCTTCTGGTGGGTTGTGCCTCTTAAAACCGATGACGACAAGTACGAGAATTATTTAAGCCTCCTCACCTCGCGTCAAACCCTGCTGGATCCCAATGAGTTCGTCGATATCGGCAACGTGGATGACATATCACAGGGTGAGTTTTTCGGTGGCTCCATCTGGGCACTCATCAAATCCTTCAAGGCACCGTTCAAAACCCTTTTGAAAATGGGGTTGCTGGAGGAGTACATGTTTGGCAACACCCGTTTCAATCTGCTTTGCCATGAAATCAAAAAGAAAGTTTTCGGCGGTACCCTGTACGATGACATCGACACCTACATTGCCATGTATGAACGAGTGGAGCGGTTTTTCAAGGAACACAAGGATGAAAATGCGTTGGACGCGCTCAAAACTTCTTTCGTTCTGAAGGTGGGTACCAAAGTCACTGGTGAAGAACTGGTGAAAGGCAGCCCCGATCCTCGAAAACGCACCCTGATCAACATGTACAACTCCTGGGACTGGGAACCTGAAAAACTGGAAAGCGTCAATTCCTATTTCAACTGGCAAATGCTGGACAAGGTAGCGCTCGGAAACCGGATCAACAAAATCCTCATGGCCAGCTACAAAAACATTTCCGAGGCAAACAGGGCATCCGGTGAGGAATCCCTGATTTCCGAACGGGACACGCATCTTCTAGGCCGCAAGCTGTTCAGCTTTTACCGGCCCAGTCAGAACAAGGTGGAAAACCTTTTCGCTTTGGTGGATGGAGAAACGGGTGAAAAGGAATTGACCTTCATGCTCCACCGTGTGAATCCCAAAGACAAAGGGGAGTGGTACCTGATTCGCGGAAAAACTTTGGCTTTCCTGGAGCACATTCCCAAGGAACAGATTCTCAAGAAGGCATCATCCCTGCAATTTCTCGTAGCCTTTGCGTGTTTCAACAGTTTGTTCCGGAAGGATACGGTTCTTCTGCTGCGGGCGGAGCAACAGTCCATCAAGGACCATGACCTCAAATTCCTGCTGGAAGACCTGTCTTCATTCATGTCGCAGGTTTCCGTGGCATCCATTCCCAATGAAGACCTGCTTTCCCATGCCCGCCTGCGGCAATTGTTCATGATTGTGGATTTCGGGCACCCCATTCCGCGGGAGGTCATTATCGGCGGCCTGCAGGATTGCAAAACCGCCAAAGAATACGCGGATTTCATGAATAAGAAGCTGGAACGCATTTCCAGCACCACCGCCATTTACCTTACCTCATGGGGCGAATTGTTCTGTAAAACGTATGTCGGAGCCAATTCCATGAACCGCTGCCTTGCAGAATTGCGGCCCATGACCCCCAACTGGGAAATCGACGAAGACGAATTTTTTAAATTTTTCGTACCCGGAAGCCGAAAAGAAAAAATAGACTTCTCCTGGCTGTCCCGGTACATCATAAAAACGCTGACTTTCAAAAAAGGAAAGGCTGCAAGGAGGGTTGAATCGGCCGACCCCAAACCCCATCCGACCGCACAAAAGCCGTCGGAGCCGGACGCACTGGACGTGGAAGAAGCCAGATCGAGGTCTTCGTCCGCCTGA
- a CDS encoding motility protein A: MAIAVKESETISGLEYTGRYQQESRIDVGTIFGTMIGVGLITWAIIRGGSPETFLNLNAVLIVFGGTIATSFIAYPSGKILSLIRVIINAYRPDNQGPAGYIEQIMQLATKYRTGGIKRLKNEEENVENRFLRTGIGMIVDGYNSREIHEILDREMNSMIERHQRSQRILQFMAVQAPIFGMGGTLIGLVQMLMHIENPDTIGPSLATALITTFYGIMLANLIITPVVAKLSHRTESETLLCKIIRVGILGIHDRTNPQKIRRNMNALLSPDQQR; this comes from the coding sequence ATGGCAATCGCAGTAAAAGAATCGGAAACCATATCCGGCTTGGAATATACGGGACGGTACCAACAGGAATCCCGCATCGACGTCGGCACCATTTTCGGGACCATGATCGGCGTGGGCCTGATCACCTGGGCCATCATCCGTGGAGGAAGCCCCGAAACATTTTTGAACCTCAATGCGGTGCTGATCGTTTTCGGCGGCACCATCGCCACTTCCTTCATCGCCTACCCTTCAGGGAAAATCCTGAGCCTGATTCGCGTCATCATCAATGCTTACAGGCCGGACAATCAAGGACCCGCCGGCTACATTGAGCAGATCATGCAACTCGCCACCAAGTACCGGACCGGTGGCATCAAGCGTCTCAAAAACGAAGAAGAAAACGTGGAGAACCGGTTTCTGCGTACCGGCATCGGCATGATAGTGGACGGATACAACTCCCGTGAGATTCACGAAATCCTGGACCGGGAAATGAATTCGATGATTGAGCGCCACCAGCGAAGCCAGAGAATCCTTCAGTTCATGGCGGTGCAGGCACCGATCTTTGGAATGGGCGGAACCCTGATCGGCCTCGTCCAGATGCTCATGCACATTGAGAACCCGGACACCATCGGCCCCTCTCTCGCGACAGCCCTCATCACCACATTTTACGGAATCATGCTCGCCAACCTGATCATCACGCCGGTGGTGGCCAAGCTCAGCCACCGGACGGAAAGCGAAACCCTGCTTTGCAAGATAATCCGTGTCGGGATTCTGGGTATCCATGACCGCACCAATCCCCAGAAAATCCGGCGAAACATGAACGCACTGCTTTCTCCGGACCAGCAACGATAA
- a CDS encoding pentapeptide repeat-containing protein, translating into MSNIDELLQLTLASKCQDGVNFSEYDLKGISLNGITFIFGVLNEVILEKSELIDLNFTQASLVDANFYKARIKNVDFGNANLNNANFEEATLVDCVFKNASLENANFTMANLKGCMFRGSNLNHSNFSAGKLENCDFSFARMMYSYCRSAEINTCKLNGTNARGSDFGFVKFRDSDLKSAVFKYTDFNSTTFRDSNLSFANFIGAEMKDAVCKDNQMEEANLEGADLTYANFEKSNMRNAFFLEANLHGTNFNQTNLKNAYFVDANISKAVMKDAVLENTILE; encoded by the coding sequence ATGTCGAACATCGACGAATTACTGCAATTGACGCTCGCGAGCAAATGCCAGGATGGCGTCAACTTCAGCGAGTATGACCTGAAGGGAATCAGCCTGAACGGCATTACCTTTATCTTCGGGGTACTCAACGAAGTCATCCTGGAAAAATCGGAGCTGATTGACCTTAATTTTACCCAGGCATCCCTTGTGGATGCGAACTTTTACAAAGCCCGGATCAAGAATGTTGATTTCGGCAACGCCAACCTCAACAATGCCAACTTCGAGGAAGCCACGCTCGTCGATTGCGTTTTCAAAAATGCATCCTTGGAAAACGCGAATTTTACCATGGCCAATCTCAAAGGGTGCATGTTCCGTGGCAGCAACCTGAACCACAGCAACTTTTCCGCCGGCAAGCTGGAGAACTGCGACTTTTCCTTTGCCCGCATGATGTACAGCTACTGCCGGTCAGCGGAAATCAACACCTGCAAATTGAACGGAACCAATGCTCGTGGTTCGGACTTTGGGTTCGTCAAATTCCGCGATTCCGATCTAAAGAGTGCTGTGTTCAAATACACGGATTTTAATTCCACCACTTTCCGCGATTCCAATTTATCCTTCGCCAACTTCATTGGCGCGGAAATGAAAGACGCCGTTTGCAAGGACAACCAAATGGAAGAGGCCAACTTGGAAGGGGCCGACCTCACTTACGCCAATTTTGAAAAATCAAACATGCGAAACGCCTTTTTTCTCGAAGCCAACCTGCACGGCACCAATTTCAACCAGACCAATCTGAAAAATGCCTATTTTGTGGATGCCAACATCTCCAAAGCGGTCATGAAAGATGCCGTGCTGGAGAACACCATCCTCGAGTAA
- a CDS encoding DUF2784 family protein → MAYYFLILHFLFILYMVVGFIVGLIVNHRTFRFVHAALLAFVTVLMILKIPCPLTVLEEHFSSRDYEGSFLATWLNRIIYMEWFDAGAVFVADMTFAMLVFTSFIWRPPPPGR, encoded by the coding sequence ATGGCGTACTACTTCCTTATCCTGCATTTTCTTTTCATTCTATACATGGTGGTGGGTTTCATTGTGGGGCTGATTGTCAACCACCGCACCTTCCGTTTTGTCCACGCGGCCCTGCTTGCGTTCGTCACGGTGCTCATGATCCTGAAAATCCCGTGCCCCCTCACTGTCCTGGAAGAACATTTTTCCAGTCGAGACTACGAAGGCTCGTTTCTCGCCACGTGGCTCAACCGCATCATTTATATGGAATGGTTCGATGCCGGCGCGGTGTTTGTGGCGGACATGACCTTCGCCATGCTGGTGTTCACGTCGTTCATCTGGCGGCCACCACCACCCGGCAGGTAA
- a CDS encoding formylglycine-generating enzyme family protein — MFFRLHQIVFLTLLCLLGLAACGEPDSNYGVGGGGPLPASLISEVDGKEMVLVPAGEFIMGTDKTDPEKKHLKIGAVKPLFRDQQPQHTVYLDAFYIDKYEVTNREYKQFVESVQYHEYPGHWVNGMYLPEQGDLPVTGITWGEALAYAMWAGKSLPTEAQWEKAARGTDGRLYPWGNDYDKGLANIGLDGPRKLMPVGSFPRDVSPFQAFDMGGNVMEWTLDWYLPYPGSDFQFKKFGTDLKVLRGNGFQEGGHYFLDEHRYVFHRSEVRPDDYFDNVGFRCVSPFLDFSAES; from the coding sequence ATGTTTTTCCGCCTTCACCAAATCGTTTTCCTGACCCTTCTTTGTCTTCTGGGACTCGCCGCCTGTGGCGAACCGGACTCCAATTATGGAGTCGGCGGAGGAGGACCGCTTCCGGCATCGCTCATTTCCGAGGTCGATGGCAAGGAAATGGTGCTGGTTCCCGCCGGGGAGTTCATCATGGGTACAGACAAAACGGACCCGGAGAAAAAACACCTCAAGATCGGCGCCGTCAAACCCCTGTTCCGCGACCAGCAACCCCAGCACACCGTTTACCTGGACGCGTTTTACATCGACAAGTACGAGGTCACCAACCGGGAGTACAAGCAATTCGTCGAATCCGTTCAGTATCATGAATATCCCGGACACTGGGTGAATGGCATGTACCTTCCTGAGCAGGGTGACCTGCCGGTGACCGGCATCACCTGGGGCGAAGCCCTGGCCTATGCCATGTGGGCGGGCAAATCCCTGCCCACTGAAGCCCAATGGGAAAAGGCTGCGCGGGGCACCGATGGACGCCTATACCCCTGGGGCAACGATTATGATAAAGGCCTCGCCAACATCGGTCTCGACGGTCCGCGCAAGTTGATGCCGGTGGGCAGTTTTCCACGCGACGTCAGTCCCTTCCAGGCTTTTGATATGGGCGGCAATGTGATGGAATGGACACTGGACTGGTATCTGCCGTATCCGGGAAGTGACTTTCAGTTCAAGAAATTTGGAACCGATTTGAAAGTTCTGCGCGGCAATGGCTTCCAGGAAGGAGGGCATTATTTTCTGGACGAGCACCGGTATGTGTTCCATCGCTCGGAAGTGCGACCCGATGACTATTTTGACAACGTCGGGTTCCGCTGTGTGAGCCCCTTCCTCGATTTCTCAGCAGAAAGCTGA
- a CDS encoding Lcl C-terminal domain-containing protein yields the protein MAEGERFVDNGDGTVTDTKYKMMWLKEDYYQRKGKWCNWMGANKYVKLMNEKQFAGHSDWRLPKSQDCRNLYDHESKNYDFNDDIVHIDYIFPEGCGFTYW from the coding sequence GTGGCAGAAGGAGAACGCTTTGTGGACAATGGTGACGGCACCGTCACCGACACCAAATACAAAATGATGTGGTTGAAGGAAGACTACTATCAACGGAAAGGCAAATGGTGCAACTGGATGGGCGCCAACAAATACGTCAAGCTGATGAACGAAAAACAGTTTGCAGGCCATTCCGACTGGAGGCTGCCAAAAAGCCAGGACTGCCGCAACCTGTACGACCACGAGTCCAAAAATTACGATTTCAACGACGACATCGTTCACATCGACTACATATTTCCGGAAGGTTGCGGATTCACCTACTGGT
- the alr gene encoding alanine racemase — protein sequence MHRSTRAEIDLNAFRFNIRALRECLKPGVRLMAVVKADAYGHGVQPCAEAALAAGAEVLGVGIIAEGIELRHCGIDAPIHLLIGILPDEIDDLLRYNLSTTLCSQPLAEAIAKKAAAQNKQADVHIKVDTGMGRLGIGWEELPAFIEFLSGLKTLNVLSVFTHLSSADEDVDYTRLQLDRMQEALDLVEQNNLPCPPVHCANSAGLLNFAESQCDMVRLGIALYGVVPPVPQGHVPTQSPELKPVMHWKTRVLRINALPAHSYLSYGRRFITRRDSRIAVLPVGYADGLSRALSGNMEVLIGGKRAPQVGTICMDMCMVDITDLPAVKEGDEVVLFGKQGDDAITVEELSSRYHTIPYETLCGVGKRVPRVYLP from the coding sequence CTGCACCGCTCCACCCGGGCGGAAATCGATTTGAACGCGTTCCGCTTCAACATCCGGGCCCTGCGCGAATGCCTGAAACCGGGAGTGCGCCTCATGGCGGTGGTCAAGGCGGATGCCTACGGCCACGGGGTTCAACCCTGCGCCGAGGCGGCCCTCGCCGCCGGGGCGGAGGTGCTGGGGGTCGGCATCATCGCCGAGGGCATCGAGCTTCGCCACTGCGGCATCGACGCGCCCATTCATTTGCTGATCGGCATTCTGCCCGACGAGATCGACGACCTGCTCCGTTACAACCTGTCGACCACGTTGTGCTCGCAACCCCTGGCGGAAGCCATTGCCAAAAAAGCGGCGGCGCAGAACAAACAGGCTGACGTTCACATCAAGGTCGACACGGGAATGGGACGCCTGGGTATTGGCTGGGAGGAGTTGCCGGCTTTCATCGAATTTCTGAGTGGCCTTAAAACCCTGAACGTCCTGTCCGTATTCACCCACCTGTCTTCCGCCGACGAGGATGTCGACTACACGCGCCTTCAACTGGATCGCATGCAGGAGGCCCTGGACCTGGTAGAACAGAATAATCTGCCTTGCCCGCCGGTGCACTGCGCCAACAGCGCCGGCCTCCTGAACTTTGCCGAAAGCCAATGCGACATGGTGCGGTTGGGCATCGCGTTGTACGGAGTGGTTCCGCCTGTGCCACAAGGGCACGTCCCCACGCAGTCGCCGGAATTGAAACCGGTGATGCATTGGAAAACACGGGTGCTGCGGATCAATGCCCTTCCGGCACACTCATATCTGAGCTATGGACGCCGTTTCATCACCCGGCGGGACAGCCGGATCGCCGTTCTGCCCGTGGGATACGCAGATGGCCTGAGCCGTGCGTTGTCTGGAAACATGGAAGTGCTCATCGGCGGCAAACGCGCCCCGCAGGTGGGAACCATCTGCATGGACATGTGCATGGTGGATATCACCGACCTGCCGGCAGTGAAGGAAGGGGACGAGGTGGTCCTGTTCGGGAAACAGGGAGACGACGCTATCACGGTGGAAGAACTTTCCTCCCGCTACCACACCATTCCCTACGAAACCCTGTGCGGTGTCGGCAAGCGCGTGCCACGAGTTTACCTGCCCTGA
- a CDS encoding dihydroorotate dehydrogenase produces the protein MGSAVDLSVSLGTFSLANPVLAASGTFGYGLEFTPFVDLNRIGGFCTKGLSLKPRMGNPAPRVVETAAGMLNSIGLENVGFDRFRDEKLPHLQMYDCRVVCNFFGDTVAEYEEMARALSTLDRVDALEMNISCPNVEEGGVQFSADPKTVEKVVSAARRATDKFLVVKLSPNVTDITVTAKAAEAAGADAVSLVNTYVGMVLDAERAVPYLGNGNGTGGLSGPAIKPIALNMVYQTSQAVSIPVIGLGGIRTAEDAIEYIMAGASAIQVGTANFFDPRATMNILDGLTDWCRDHDIDKIESLRGRAWKQ, from the coding sequence ATGGGTTCCGCAGTCGATCTTTCTGTCAGTCTGGGCACATTTTCGCTGGCCAATCCGGTCCTCGCGGCGTCCGGTACGTTTGGCTACGGACTGGAGTTCACCCCCTTTGTCGACCTCAACCGGATTGGTGGATTCTGCACCAAAGGACTGTCCCTGAAACCCCGTATGGGTAACCCTGCGCCGCGTGTGGTGGAGACGGCGGCGGGGATGCTCAATTCCATCGGGCTTGAAAACGTCGGGTTCGATCGGTTCCGTGACGAAAAACTGCCGCACCTGCAGATGTACGACTGCCGCGTGGTCTGCAACTTCTTCGGAGACACAGTGGCGGAGTACGAGGAGATGGCGCGGGCCCTGTCCACGCTGGATCGGGTGGACGCGCTGGAGATGAACATTTCGTGCCCGAACGTGGAGGAGGGCGGTGTGCAGTTCAGCGCCGATCCCAAAACGGTGGAGAAAGTGGTGAGCGCTGCGCGCCGGGCAACCGACAAGTTTCTGGTCGTCAAGCTGTCGCCCAATGTCACCGACATCACCGTCACCGCGAAGGCGGCTGAGGCGGCGGGAGCGGATGCGGTGTCCCTCGTCAACACCTATGTCGGCATGGTGCTGGATGCGGAAAGGGCCGTGCCGTACCTGGGAAACGGCAACGGCACCGGAGGGCTTTCGGGACCGGCCATCAAGCCCATCGCGCTCAACATGGTGTACCAGACGTCGCAGGCGGTGAGCATCCCGGTGATAGGTCTGGGAGGCATCCGCACGGCCGAGGACGCCATCGAGTACATCATGGCGGGGGCCTCCGCCATTCAGGTGGGCACGGCGAATTTCTTCGATCCCCGCGCTACGATGAACATTCTTGACGGGTTGACCGACTGGTGCCGCGACCACGACATCGACAAAATCGAATCGCTTCGCGGACGCGCCTGGAAGCAGTGA